The nucleotide window CGGGGCGTATTCACCCAGCATCACCGTGCCCCCGGACAGCTCCGCCCCTGCGCCAAAGCCCTGGCTGAAACGCAGCACCACCAGGCAGGCCGGGGCCCACAATCCAATGGAAGCGTAGCTGGGAATAAGACCAATTAAGGTAGTGGAGGCACCCATCAGAATGATGGTGGAAACCATCACCACTTTGCGGCCTTTACGATCGCCCAGCCAGCCAAAGAAGAGTGCGCCAATAGGCCGGGCGATAAAGCCCACGGACCAGGTAGCAAAGCTGGAGAGAAGCGCCATGGCGGGGGTGGCTTCAGGAAAGAAAACGTCGCCGAAGATGATGCCGGCTGCCAGGCCATAGAGTGCGAAATCCGCATACTCCATCGCTGTGCCAAGCCAGCATGAGAGGGTTGCGCGCCAGAAATCCTTGCGCCCTTCTGCTGTTGTCAGAGACTCATCTGCCGCCGAGGAGGCGGAGAGCGAAACCTTTTGTTGAATTCCTTGAGGAGTAGACATAAAAATTCCCTGATGTGCTGCTGTCTGAATTGCCCTCCCTGGCATGCCCGAATAAACGGGTAAATCCGCCAGCGAGAGCGCTCTTTTTCTGAGCCAAAGGTCAGTAACAGGTCCCCTGGTGTTGGGATGTATTATTCGCTTCCCGTTCGTTGGTTTTCGTAACCAATCGCATAATTAACGTGAAACAAAGTGACCTTCACTAAGCAGTTGAGCAACATGCACCGTGAATTTTTAGTATGGCCTCATTGTATCTACGCGCGTAGATAAAGCAATAGTTTACTGAAAATAAATTAGCATTACTTCACATTGCTAGCTGATGTACATATTAAAAAATCAATAAATTCAAAATGTTAATAATATTCAGAAAGGGAATCACTTATACATAAACCTGTAACACAGCTAATAAACTGTACTAACGATCGAAAACCATACAGCAGTGACTGGCTCAGTCCGGGCCAGTGTAAACAGCAGTATGTTGCAGCAGCATGACGTAAAAGGAATGGAGAGCACTCTTAAAAAGAGGGCGACGATTTGTCTTAGTGAACGTGGCGACATATTCTTGATAAAAGTTACCGGAGGGAAAGGCATGAGCATAATTCTGATGCGTCACGGGAAACCCGATCACCGGGTCGGCGGGCGCTTACCGGCGCTGGCTATGGCGCAATGGTGCGAAGCCTATGACCTCTCTGAGGTCCAGGATTTTCCGCCCGAAAAGAGTCAGTGGGTCGCGGCGATGGCAGATTATGTCGTGACCAGCCCTCTGCCCCGCGCCCGTTCGTCGCTGAAAAAGCTGGGGCTGGAACCCGCCTGTGTTGATGACGTCTTCAGCGAAGTCTCTCTTCCAACCGTATCACTGACCTATCCTCATCTGCCGCCGTCGCTCTGGCTTTCTCTGCTCCGCCTGCTGTGGTTTTGCGGATATGCCGGATCGGTTGAGTCCTTCCAGCAGGCTGAACAGCGCGCCAGCCAGGCTGCAGAGAGGCTGATCGCCTTTTCCAGCCATGGCAACGTTCTGCTGCTGGGGCATGGCATCATGAATAAAATGATTGCCCGTCATCTGCGTAAAGCGGGCTGGCTGGCGGAGAAACATGGCAGCAGCCGCCACTGGAGCACCGCTATTTACCATCCCCCGGTGATCCCGCCGGGTCAGCATTAGCGGCAAATGACTTCAGCACATCAATAAAAGCCCGCAAGGCGGCCGGAACATACCGGTGGCCGGGATAGTAAAGGGCAAGCCCGGGTGAAGGCGGGCTCCACTCTTCAAGCAGCATCCGCAGCCTGCCATTTTCCAGCCAGGGCCTCGCCACGCTATCGGGTAACCAGGCAATGGCCTGACCAGCCGCCGCCGTTTCCGCCATCAGTTCGAGATGATCCAGCATCAGCCTGCCCGGTACGTCAATATGGCGCTCGATGCCGTGACGGGAAAACTCCCAGCGATACCGTTTACCGCTGGGCAGCCGAAAACGGATACATTGATGGCGCAGCAGATCGTCTGGCGTGGCGGGCGTACCGCAGCGCTGAAGATAGTCTGGCGACGCCACGGCGATAAACCGCAACTCCCCGCCAAACGGCACGGCCACCATATCCTGAGGCACATCGTCCAGCAGGCGTACACCGGCATCAAACTTTTCGCTGACGATATCAATCAGCCTTCCTTCCGTAACCAGATCAAGCGAGATAGCCGGATACCGGCGCAAAAACTCAGGCACCACCTGCTGCAACACCTGGCGCGCAGCGCTCTCGCTGGCATTAATGCGCAGAGTGCCTGCTGGCTGCTGGCGGTACTGCTCGACGGAACTCAGTGCGTTATCCAGCCCCTGCAGCACTGGCCGTAGCTGGCCTAACAACTGCGCGCCCGCTTCGGTTGGCGATACGCTACGAGTGGTGCGATGCAAAAGCCGCACGGCCATTTTCTCCTCCAGCGTCCGCAGCATATGGCTGAGGGTTGAAGGCGACAGCCCCAGCTCATCGGCAGCCTGCCGGAAACTACCCCGGGTTGCTACCAGCACAAAAGCGTTCAGGGCGGCCAGATCGGGTTTCTGATTCATGGGTAATTTTCACCAACGCATGCATGACTGGACGGATAGTAGCACTAATCGTGACGGCGTAAGGTTAAGGCTCACCTGAGAGGAGAAGCTTTATGTCTAAAACATGGTTTATTACCGGCACTTCATCGGGCTTCGGCCTGGAAATGACCGAACGCCTGCTGGAGTGCGGCGACCGCGTTGCCGCCACGCTGCGCAATCCCGCCCAGCTGACCTCACTGCAAGCGCGCTATCCTTCCCGGCTCTGGCTGGCGCAACTGGATGTCACCAGCGCAGATAATGTGCGGAAGGTGATGGATGATGCGTTTGCCGAGCTGGGGCAGATTGATGTAGTGGTCAGCAATGCAGGCTATGGCCTTGCAGGAGCGGCGGAAGA belongs to Erwinia pyri and includes:
- a CDS encoding histidine phosphatase family protein, giving the protein MSIILMRHGKPDHRVGGRLPALAMAQWCEAYDLSEVQDFPPEKSQWVAAMADYVVTSPLPRARSSLKKLGLEPACVDDVFSEVSLPTVSLTYPHLPPSLWLSLLRLLWFCGYAGSVESFQQAEQRASQAAERLIAFSSHGNVLLLGHGIMNKMIARHLRKAGWLAEKHGSSRHWSTAIYHPPVIPPGQH
- a CDS encoding LysR family transcriptional regulator encodes the protein MNQKPDLAALNAFVLVATRGSFRQAADELGLSPSTLSHMLRTLEEKMAVRLLHRTTRSVSPTEAGAQLLGQLRPVLQGLDNALSSVEQYRQQPAGTLRINASESAARQVLQQVVPEFLRRYPAISLDLVTEGRLIDIVSEKFDAGVRLLDDVPQDMVAVPFGGELRFIAVASPDYLQRCGTPATPDDLLRHQCIRFRLPSGKRYRWEFSRHGIERHIDVPGRLMLDHLELMAETAAAGQAIAWLPDSVARPWLENGRLRMLLEEWSPPSPGLALYYPGHRYVPAALRAFIDVLKSFAANADPAGSPGDGK